In Luteolibacter arcticus, the genomic window CAGCGAATCCCTCTGGAACATCAAGTTCCACTGCAATGGCGCGCTCAGCGGCTCGTGGTGGGAACCGGGCGATGCCGGCGATGGCAGCTACAAGCGCACCCCGGCCGGCTACGCCCTGCTCCGCTTGTGGCCGGATGGCCGCAGCGAATGCGTTTATCTTCCCGTCCCCGCCTAACGTCATATCTGGAAAAACGCGAACGGAAAGCTTCTGCCACTGGGAGCGCGGAATTCATTCCGCCCGAGTGGTCCCTATACGCCAAAAAAATCCCGCGCTCTAAAATCTCCTCATCATTCCTTCCCTCATCCGTGAAATCCGCGTAATCCGCGGTTCATCCTCACCACATGTCCTGGTCTCCCGTCCATCTCCCGTCCTACATCGCCGGCCAAGCCGTCACCACCGGCCGCACCCTCGAAGTCCGCTACCCCTACGATGACTCGCTGACCGGCACCGCCGCCCTGATCGGCCCGGAGCATCTGGAGAAAGCCATCACCAGCGCGCTCGCCTTCCCGAATGAATCGCTTACTCGCCGCGACCGCCACGATATCTTGCGGAGGGCGGCCGTCCTGCTGGCGGAGCGCCGGGATGAATTCGCCGCGCTGATCACCCGCGAGACCGGTCTCGCCATCCGCGAGGCGAAGTACGAGACCACCCGTAGTTCCGACGTGCTCGACTTCGCCGCCATGGAAGCACTGCGCGATGACGGCCGCATCTTCTCCTGCGACATCTCGCCGAATGGCAAGCCGCGCAAGATCTTTACCTCGCGCTACCCGGTGAAGCTCGTCGCCGCCATCACCCCTTTCAACCACCCGCTGAATCAGGTGGTCCACAAGCTCGCCCCGGCCATCGCCGCCGGCGCGCCGGTGCTGCTGAAGCCTTCCGACCGCACCCCGCTCACCGCGCTGAAGTTCGCCGAGGTGCTTTACGAGGCCGGACTTCCCGGCCCGATGCTGAGCCTCTTCCTCGGTGGCATCGATGACATCGTCACTCCGATGATCACCGACGAGCGCGTGGAGATCGTCACCTTCACCGGCTCCGTGGAGATCGGGAAACACATCGCCCGCACCTGCGGCTACAAGCGGATTTGCCTGGAGCTCGGCGGAAACTCGCCGCTCATCGTGCTGGAGGATGCCGACCTCGACCTCGCCGCCAAGCTCGCCGCCGAGGGCTCGTTCCGGAATTCCGGCCAGCGCTGCACCGCCGTGAAGCGCATCCTTGTCCAGGAGAGCATCCTTGAAGCCTTCACCGAGCGCTTCGTCGATCTCGTCCGCCGCGAATACCCCTGTGGCGATCCCGAAGATCCAGCGACCGTGGTCGGCTCCATGATCCACGCGCCCGCCGCAGCCGAGCTTTCGCGTCGTGTCGATGATGCCGTGGCCATGGGCGCGAAGGTCCTGCACGGCGCCGGACGCCGCGGCGCACTGTTAGAGCCAACGATCATCGCCGATGTCCCGCGCGAGGCCGAAATGGTCGCCCTCGAAAGCTTCGGCCCGCTGGCCCCGATCATCCCGATCAAGGACCTCGACGACGCGATCTCCTACTACAATTCTGGCCCCTTCGGCCTGAGTAGCGGAATCGTCACCAACAATCTCTCGCTTGCCATGCAAGCCTGCAAACAACTCAAGACTGGCACGACAAATGTTAACGAGGTGCCCGGCTATCGACTGGAGCTGACGCCATTTGGCGGCACCCGCGACTCCGGGCTCGGAGTGAAGGAGGGAGTGATCGAGGCGATCAAGTTCTTCACTCACGAGAAAACCTGGTCGCTGCCTTGGTAAACGACACGAACCACTGCCAATGCAAGCGACGAGGACCGATCAACCATCCGCCAGCCCCGTCGCCCCACCTCCCCCGCTGTCGCTCCAGACGCGGATGGTGCTGCTCTCCTACTTCGCGTATTTCTTCTACTACTTCTGTCGTAAGCACCTCGGCGTAGCCACTCCGGCGATGGTGAACAGCGGCATCTCGGACACCACCATCGGCTGGGTCCAGACCGCCTACGGCGTCTGCTACGCCATCGGCCAATTCCTCAGCGGCGCACTCGGCGACCGGCTCGGCCCGCGCATCGCGCTGACCACCGGCATGATCCTCTCCGGGATCGCCTCGCTGGCCTTCGGGTTGTTTCCTATCGTCGGCGTGCTGGTCATCGCGCTTTCCCTCAATGGCCTCTTCCAGTCCACCGGCTGGTCGAACTCCTGCAAGGTCGTCGCCGAATGGGTCAACCCGGTAAACCGCGGCAAGGTGATGGGCTTCTGGACCACCTGCTACATCTTCGGCAGCATCGCCGCGAACGTCGTAGCCGGCACCATCCTCGCCCGCTACGGCTGGCATCACGTTTTCCTCTTCACCGGCATCACCGTCGCCGTGGTCGGCGTCATCCAGGGGATCTTCCTCATCAATCGGCCCGCGGACCGCGGCTATGCCATCGAGCTGGAAGAGCGGAGCTCACCGGCCACCGACAACACCCGCAGCGGCTTCATGCTGATGATCCGGCAGCCCGCGGTGCTTCTGTTAGGCCTTGCCTACACCGGCCTGAAGTACGTCCGCTACACCGTCTTCTCCTGGAGCCCCTACTACCTGGTCAGCAGCATCGGCCTCGCGGAGGAGTCCGCCGCCTACGCCTCGAATGGCCTCGAGATCGGTGGCATCCTCGGCCTCCTCCTCGGCGGCTGGGTCGGCGACCGCTTCTTTCCCGGCAATCGCGTCCGCCTCGCCCTGTTCGCCCTCATCGGAATGATCGGCGCGATTCTCCTCTACCGCGTCACCAGCGGCACCGGCGGCCTGTGGGGAAATCTCATCGGCCTCGGCGCCATCGGGCTCTTCCTCTACATCGCGGATGCCATCGTCTCCGGCATCGCCGCGCAGGACATCGGCGGCGCGGAGAATACCGCCTCCGCCGCCGGCATCATCAATGGCATCGGCTCCACCGCCCAGTTGTTCTCCGGCATCGTGCCGATCTGGTTGAAACAGCGGTGGGGCTGGGACGCCGTCTTCATCTCCTTCATCGTCATCGCCTTCTTCTCGTGCCTGGCGATCTTGCCCGTGGCCCGGAAGGGAAAGCTTACGAAAGCCTGATTCCAGCACTTTCTTGGGCTAAAGATGAAATTTCGCGCCGAAATCTGACGTCATTCCTCCCCATGCCCTCAGCCACCCGTCGCCAATTCCTCGCCGCCCTCCCGCTTGCCGGAGCAGGTTTCGCCGCGGCCTCTGCCCAGGAATCCACGCAGTCTCCCTCCGCGGACTCCGTGACGTTCGGCTTCATCACCGACGTCCACCACGGCACCCACGGCAAGGATCAGGTCGGCCGGCTGAAGCCCTTCATCAATGCCGCCATCGCCCGCAAGCCCGACTTCATCATCCAGTGCGGCGACTTCTGCTGCGCCAAAGGCGGCATCACCACCGCCAAGGACTTCCTCGCCGAGTGGAATCGCTTCCCCGGCCCGAAGCATCACGTCATCGGCAACCACGACTGCGACTTCCAGACCAAGGAAGAATTGTTAGAGGCATGGCAGATGCCGAATCCCTACTACTCCTTCGATGTGGGCGGATTCCACTTCGTGGTGCTGGATCGCAATCACTTCATCGACGACGAGGGCAAGACGGTCTCCTACGCGAACGGCAACTGGTATCCCATCCATCGAAAGGGCGGCCCCGGCCACCTCGCCCGCGTGAGCTGCATCGACAAGGAACAACTCGCATGGCTGGCGAAGGATCTCGCCGGCACCGACAAGCCGGTCGTCATCTTCCAGCACCAGCCCTCCGGCGTCGGCAGCCACGAAGGCAATTGGGACGCGGTCAATTACGTCATCGACTCCCACAATGCCAAGCGCGGCAAGGCCCAGGTCGTGGCGGTCTTCGCCGGTCATGATCACGATGAGGAGCACTCCATCCGCCACGGGGTCCATCACCTCACCCTGACCAGCTCCACCTTCGGCATGCCGCCCAATGGAAGCACGACCTACTACGATTCCAGTAAGCCGCCCTTCACCTTCATCACCTTCGATCCCGGCAAGCGCGAGCTACGCATCGAGGAATCCCTCTCCACCTACGAAGGCCAGGCACAAATGCCGCCCGAGCACATCTGGCTCACCCCTCCAGTCCTCCGCGGCCGCACGCTTCCGTTTGGCTGATCTCCGTCACAGCGGTCGCGGACCCGCCCGAATGTAGCGGAACGACTTCGTCGTTCCGGCGGCTCGCGCTTTCTCGAAAAATCGCCGCCCGGATTCAAAGTGCGGGCCGAACCCCGCCATCGCTCGCTTCCGTCCCGCCGATCTCCTTCGCCAGCAAATGGCAGCGCCACAACGCCCGCGGGTGATGGAAGAACGACTTCCACAGCGACCCTTTCAGCGTATTCGACGGCTCACCATCGCGGCGCAAGTAGCCGAACCACTCGCCATGCTCCGGATCGGCGAAGTTCCAGAAGCTCCACTCGCGCAGCTTCTCGTGCCACTCCAGATACTTCGCATCGCCGGTCATGCGGTGGGCCATCAGCGTGGCGATCAGCGCCTCGTCGTGCGGCCACCAGAATTTCATGTCGTGCCAGTACTCCTGCACCGGCTTGCCATGGACATCGCGGAAGTAATAGAGACCGCCGAATTCCTCGTCCCAGCCTCGCTCCCACATCCAGTCGAGCATGTCGCACCCAAGCTTCACCAGCCGGCTGTCATTCCGGTGCCCCGCTTCTTCGAGCACAAACCACGCAGCCTCGATCGCGTGCCCGGGATTGAGCGTGCGGCCGTCGAAGTGATCCACGATCGATCCATCCGGCGCCACCGCTTCCATCACCACCTTCAAGTCCGGCTTCACGAACAGCCGCTCGATGTCATCCAGACAACGGTCGATCCACATCGTCAGCAGCCGGTCCTCGCCGAGGTGCTTGCGCAGCTCCTGCGCAGTCACCAGCGTGATCATCCGCGTCCCGATCCCTTCCATCGGCCGCGCCCCGGTGAACTTCGGCGGAATGCGACCCTGCGTGAAGTTCCAATCCGTGAAGCGCTCGAACCAGTGCCGCGCCTTGTCCGCGGAATCGCCATCCTTCGCCGCCGCCGCATGCGCTGCAAAGGCGATCGCCGCAAAGCTCTCGCTATACGCATAGCGCCGCTTGCGGAGCGGCGTGCCATCCTGCGCCACGTGGAAAAACATCCGCCCGTCGGTCGGATCGATGCACTTCTCTTCCAAAAACCGCAGCCCGCTCTCCGCCCACACCAGCCACTCCGGTCGCCGCTCATGCCCGAGGTAAAGCGTCAGCAGCATCCAGCTCATCCGCCCCTGCGCCCACACCGACTTGTCGTTATCGACGAGCTCACCATCGCGATCGAAGCAATGCACGAACCCGCCATGCTCCTCATCCACCGCCCGCGGAAACCAGAAGGGAACGCAGTCGTCGAAAAGCTGATCGTGGTAGAAAGCGGCGAGGTCCATCGAGTGAAACTAAGAAGCTCCATCAGAGACTTGGAAACAAGCCCTTCGCACCGGTTTTCCCGGCAAACCAGACACCAACGTCACTCTGCCGGCGGCAACGGGTGCAACTTCACGCCGCCGGTCCAATCCCCCGCGGCCAACGTGCTCCCATCGGGACTCACCCCGAGCGCGTAGATCCAGTCTGCACCGGAGCCCCACTCCTTCCCGATGCCGTCGCTATCGCCGTCGCTATCGCCGTCGATGCGGCGGATGAGGCCTTCGTGACCCGCCGAGAACAAATGACGACCATCCGGCGACCACGCGAGAGCCAGCAGCGGCCCATCGTGATTGCGGACGATGCGCACCATCCGCCCGATCTCCGGCTGCCAGACGCGCACCGTGCGGTCGTCGCCCGCACTGGCACACGTCGCCGGACCTTCCCTCGACGGACGAAATGCCAGCGCATGAACCGCCTCCGTGTGATGACCCAGCGAACGCAGGAGCTTGCCATCGGCCGCGGACCACACCTTCAACGACCGGTCGGCACTGGCGCTGACGATGCTGCCATCGCCGGGGCTGAATGCCACCGCGAGCACGGGTGCAGAGTGGCCGGTGAGAATGAGCGATTCCGCGGGTGCAACCCCATCCCCCAGCGACCAAACTTTCGCGGAATGATCCGCCGACGCGGTGACCAGACGCTTGGCCGCAAGATCGATGGCCACGCCCATGATAAGATCCTCATGTTTGCCGAAGCGGTGCTTCAGCACGCCCTCGGGCCATGAGAACAGCACCGCCTCACCGCGCACGCCAGGCTCACCGCCTGCCGCCACCAGCCAGTGCCCATCGGGCGAAAAGGCCAGCGCGGCGACTCGCGGCAGCGGGCACTCGATCCGCCGCTGCACCGTCGCATCCTTCGGCGAACGCACCTCAATGGCACGGTCGCCGTTGTTCACCAGCGCGCTGCCATCGGGAGAATAGACCAGCGCGGTCACCGGCACGGCGGGCAAGGTCAGGCACCCACCCATCCACGCCAGAACACCGGCCATCATGCAGCGAACGGCAGACCTCATAGCAATTCCCGGATGAAGCTCCCTTCACCCATCATCTTCATCGGACGGCCCGATGGCGTGATGAGTTCCGCGCCCGGATCGACGCCGAGCAGTTTCAAGATGGAGAACGCCAGATCCGGCGGCCCGACCGGACGATCCACGGGAAATTCGCCGAAGCCATTCGTCGCGCCGATGACCTGGCCGCCGCGCACGCCACCGCCCGCCATCAGCACCGAGCCCGCACGGGGCCAGTGGTCGCGGCCACCGATGGCATTCAGCTTCGGCGTGCGGCCGAATTCCCCCATCAGCACCACCAGCGTGGACTCAAGCAGCCCGCGCTCGCGCAGGTCGGTCAGCAGCGCGGCATAGGCGCGATCGAGCGAGGGCAGCTTGCCACTGCCGGGAAAGCGCGAGTCGGGCAGCTCGCGGAAGATCTGCTGGTGCATGTCCCAGCCGGGATCCACCACGGTAACGAAGCGCGAACCCGCCTCCACCAACCGCCGCGCCAACAGGCAACCCGCACCGATGTTCGCAGGGCCATAGCGCTCACGGGTCTGGGGGGATTCGCGGGACAGGTCGAACGCGGCCTTGGCCTCCGGCGAGGACAGCAGCCGCCACGCTTGCTCATAGAAAGCATCGCGGTTCGCGCCGCCCGGGCCCTGCTCCACTTGCCGCGAAAGAGCATCCATTTTCTCCAGCATTGCGTGACGTTTGGCGCTGCGCTCGAAACTGACGCCCTCCGGAAGTTGCAAGCCATCGACTCGCGAGGGATCGCGCCCGGTGCTGAAGGCGGCGAATGCTCCCGGCAGCCAGCCCGATCGCGCCGCATTGGAATCCCCACCCACCCCATCGTGCGGGATCGCCACATAGGGAGGCATCGTGCCACCGGCTCCCGCGGCCTGCGCCACCAGGCTGCCGAGGCTGGGATGCTCCAGCGCCGGCGTCGGCCGGTGGCCTGTTAGAAGGAAGCGCGTGCCGGTGTCGTGATTGCCCAGCTCATGCGTCAGCGAGCGGATCAATGCCACGTCCTTCATCACTGCGGCGGTCCGTGGCAGATGCTCGCAAATCTGCACGCCCGCCACCGCGGTGCCGATCGGCTTGAACTGGCTGCGCACCTCCGACGGTGCCTCCGGCTTGAGGTCGAACATGTCAAGATGGCTCGGCCCGCCATCCAGCCAGATCAGGATGCACGACTTCGCCCGTGCTGCCCCTTTGCCGGTCTCCGCGGCCGCCGCCTGCATTCGCAGCAAGCCGGGCAAGCTCAGCCCGAACGAGGTCAGCACCCCCAGATGCAAGAAGTCCCGGCGGGAAACGCCGTCGCAGCGATGGAAAAACGAGCGGTGGTTCATGGCGCTGTTAGATCAGTGATTGGCCGAGAATTCGCGGGAGTTCAGGACGACCCACACGAGGTCGGCAACTGCTTCCGGGCGCCCTTCACCGGCAGGCAGGACGGTATCCCAGGCATTCATTTCACCCGGCGATGGATAGCGGCTGAAGGCGCGGAGGTAGAGGGTTTCGATGACCTCGCGATTGGTCTTTTCAGGAAGTTCCGCAGCAAGTCCGAGACCCGCGGCGAGCTTGTCATTGATGGTGCTGCCATTGATCAGGTGCAGCGCCTGCGCGAGGCCGCCGCCGCTGCGGGAGGAACTGTCGCACGCGCGCTTTCGTTCGCAACGGCCAAGCACATCGAGCGCCGGTGACGGCGTGGCCGGGCTGATGAGTTGCACGGCACGGGTGCCTGCGGGAACCCCGGCAAACGTATCCGGCACACCGGTGACCTGCGCGACCGCGTCGGCGAAAACCGCGGCTGGCAATTCCTTGTGCAGCGCCCGCGCAAAGAGCCGCGCCGCCGCCGGATCAGCGGAGCCACCGTGCGAGGCCAGTTGCCAGGTCCGCGAGGCAGCAATCAACCGGATCAACCGCCGCAGGTCATGCCCATGCGCGGAGAAGTCCGCTGCCAGCGCATCCAGCAGCGCCGGGTGCGTCGCAGGATTCGTCGGCCGCAGGTCATCCACGGGCTCGACCAGACCGCGGCCCAGCAGATGTTTCCAGACCCGGTTCACCACCGTGCGGGCAAAGAATGGATTCGCCGGATCCGTCATCCACGCAGCCAGCGCGAGCCGGCGATCGGAGCCTTGCGGAATCTCGACATCAGATGCGCCGAGCGCCCTTGGCTCAAGCGGGAGCCCGCTCTTCGGGTGATCCACCTCGCCGCGGTCGACGGCACGGACCACCCCGCCATCGCGGCTGAGACGCGCGAAAAACGCGGCAAAGCGATGGTAGTCCTCCTGCGTCCAGCGGTCCGCGGGATGAGCATGGCAGCGCGCACAGCCGATTTGCAAACCGAGAAAAATCCGCGCCACATGCTCGGACAAATCGCGCGGGTCCGTCGCCAAATTCATGAATCCCGCGGGACCATTCGTCGCCGGATTACCCGACGCCGTCACCAACGTGATCGCGACCTGATCAAAGGACACGTTGCCAGCGACCTGCTCGCGAAGCCAGCCGTGCCAGGATTTCGCTGCGCCCCCCTGTCCATTTAGCAGCACCAGATCGGCCAGCTTCATGGTCCAGAAATCCACGAAGGCTTCACTCCCCAGCAGCTCATCGATGAGTCTCATCCGCCGCTCGGCAGAGGCGGGCTCGTTCAAAAAGGCACGCGTGATCGCCTCATCGGGCAGCCGTCCGGTAAGATCCAGATACGCCCGCCGCAGGAACTCCGCATCATCGCAAAGCGACGCTGGAGAAACATGCAGCCGTACAAACTCAGCGCGGATGTGCTCGTCGATGAAGTTCGCGGGCCGAAACCCGTCGTCTGCCATGCCCGCTCCCTCCAACGGCGCGGCAACCCGCACCGCCGCCACCTGCCCGCCGTAGCGGACCATGATGCTGGTGAGGCCACGACCGGTCACCGTCAACTTGCCCGACTTAGTCACCCCGGCCACCGCATCGTCATTCGCGGTGTAGAGCGCGAGCGGCGAAACCTCGCGCTTCGACCCATCCGACAAGGTCGCGGTAACCACAATCTGCCGCGTTTCACCGGAACCCCTCGCCAGCAAATCCTGCGGCTCCACCGCAATGCCGGTCACTTGCAAGTCCGGCGGCCCGGCAGGCGCACCGGCCGCAATCCATTCGCGGATCAAGGCATAGTTGTTAGAACCCTCCCGCAGCTTGCGCCCGCCCTCGTGGTCGACTTCGGTTTCCGATGCCTTGCGCAGGAGCAAGCTGTCCTCAGGCCGCGCCAGATCGATGCGTCGCCCGCCAAACTCGCGCGTGATGCGCTCGTAGTCGGACTCCGGATCGTAGCCAAAGAGGCTGAGGCGAAACCCGCCCTGCCCACTGGCGGCCCCGTGACAAGCCCCCGCATTGCAACCGGCGCGCGTCAGCACCGGCAGCACATCCGACTGGAACGCCGGCGCATGCTCCGCTGCCACGACGAGCGCGTGGCTCATCAGAAGCGCGGCACTGGCGAGAGCAGCCCTCATTTCTTCAACTCATCGAGAAACGCCTGGCCCACCTTGCGCGAGTATTCGGTGCCATAGTGGTCGCCGAAATGCAGCACGCGGGTCCAGCCGTCGATCGCCTGCTGTTTCAGATCGGCACTGTCCTTGATGTGGTCGCGGACTTCGGCCAGCACGGCATCCACCGTCGCGTCGTCATTGGTCGGCTTGATGAAGCGCCGCAGCATTCCCTGCAGCTCGGGATCGGAAGGCACCGCACCTGGAAAAGGGTCCTTGCCGCCCTGCGGGTCCCCCGGTGGGGTTTCGCGAGGCATCGGGCGCTGCGGCGGGCGAGGACCACCGCGGACCTCGGCCAGTTCGGCACGGAGGCCTTGGACTTCGCCAATCAGCGCTTGGACGGCTCCGCGGAGCCCTTCCTCGGTGTTCAAATCAAAGCGGTTCAGATCCACCGGCGGACGTGGCGCGCCCTCCGGGCCGCGACGCATGCCGTCGCCGTCACGACGACCACCACCATTGCGGGCCATGTGGCGCTGGTTCAATTCCTCCACGGTCGGCGGCGTGGCGTCGCCGCTGACCTTCGCCAGCGCTTCCAGCACCTTCGGGGCATCGGCGATCCCCGGCTGCCCGAGCGCAAAGTTTGCCGTCACGGTGTTGTCCTTCGCCATCACGATGGTCATCAGGCACTCCTTGTTCAGCCCGTAGTTCCCCGGGCCTTCCGCACCGTCCAGCGAAAGCCCCACCCGCGATTGCAACTTCAACGAGTTGGTCGCGTTCTTCGCCCGCTGCTCGCCTTCGAGGCGGTCGGCAGCCAGGAAAATGATCTCCGTCTTGAGAGCGTCCTTCCGCAGCGCCCCGTATTCATCCACCACGCGCAGCAGCGGCATCATCGAGCGCTCGATGCCGTGCATGAACACGATGGCCGTGGCCCCGCCGGCATTCTCGGCGATCACGTCGCGCTCCTTGGCCGCATTCTCCCCGGTGAGTTCCACCACCTTGAAGGGCGTCGTCTTTTCGCCCTGCTGAGGGCCGGAGAAGACGGGATCGGCGGCCTCCACGGAGGCGAAGAGAGCCCCACACAGGGCAAGTAGGCGGAGTTTCATGGGATGGGAAAAGAGAAGAGAAGGCGCGCCGCGAGAGACCTTCAAGAGAAAGTCTCCAGCGGTTCCGGATCAAACCCCCGAAGCGGGGAAAAGTATCTCACGATTCAAGAGAGCGTCCAATCCACTGGCTTCACGACACTCTCCGCGGCACGATCTTCCCTGAAACTCATTCCGCCACGGGGACCACGGATCCCAGGTCAGACCGACGCGAGATCGACGAATACGTCCGGGACCGACCGCGCATCGGCCTGAATCTCACCCTTGAGCGGGATCTCGCCGGGAAGTAGGCACGGTTCTCATGGGCTTCCAGACGCACGCCTCGATAAATCCCTTGTCGTAACGTAATTACTCGTTACGAGTTCTGCCGTCACGATGAATCCCGTCGAAACTTGCCGCGCTCTCGGAGATCCGATCCGCTGGCGCATCGTCCGCCTGGTCTCGCACGATGCCCTGTGCGTCTGCGAACTCGCGGACATCCTCGGCATGCCGCAGTCCTCCGTCTCCAGCCACGTCCAGGTCATCCGCCGCGCGGGCTTGCTGGAATCCGAGAAGTGCGAGAAGTGGACCTACTTCCGGGTGCAGGCGAAATTCCTGAAGCTTTTCCGCGCACTTGAGGCCGGCATCGAGAAGCCGGAGCCCACGTGGGCCGAGGATGACAGCAAGACCCACGCACGCCTCACAGCCCGCGAGGGCAGTTGCTGCCCCGGCCCCAAGCAGCTTGCGAGGCCGCGACGCTCCTCCTCTTCCTCACTCCGCTCATGACCCTGCACGAACTCAAGACGCTCCTCGGCGAGCACGCCGGCCGTCACTTCCGCATCAGCCTGCCGGACGGTTCCGCGGTGCCGCTTTCCTTCCACGTCACCGAAGTAGGACGCGTGCAGAAGACCTTTCTCGATTGCGGCGGCACGCTGCGCGAGTCGATCGCCTGCCAACTCCAGGTCTGGGTGGGCGAAGACTACGACCATCGCATCGAGACCCAAAAGTTGGCCGCGATCCTTGGCAAGGCGCAGCCATACCTTCCCGACGAATCGGTGCCGGTAGAGGTCGAATACGAGGATCGCGTGATCTCGCAGTACACCATCTCCGGGCACGAGGTGTCGGAGGAAGCCGTGGTGCTGGTGCTAGCCCACAAGCACACCGAGTGCCTCGCACCCGAGCTCTGCGGACTGCCACCGATCGGGCGCTTGCCGGCCATTGGATCCACCCCGTGCTGCGGTCCTTCCGGCTGCTGTTAGACCCATGAAAAGGGCGCTTGCCGAGTTCCTTGGGACCTTCTTCCTCGTCTTCGCGGGGACGGGGGCCATCGTCATCAATGAGGTCTCCGGCGGCGCGATCGGCCATGCCGGGATCGCCCTGACCTTCGGACTGGTGGTCATGGCCATGATCCATGCCTTCGGCGATGTCAGTGGTGCGCATCTCAATCCCGCGGTAACGCTGGCCTTCTCCGTCGCAAAGCGCTTCCCATGGCGCGAGGTGCCCTTGTACTTGGCCGCGCAATTCGCCGGTGCCTTCGCTGCCAGCGGACTATTGAAAGGCCTCTTTCCCGATGCCGGCACGCTGGGAGCCACCCTGCCCGCCGGGAGCGTGGCGCAGAGCTTCACGCTGGAGATCGTGCTCACCGCCGCGCTGATGCTTGTCATCCTGAGCGTGTCCACCGGCGCGAAGGAGAAAGGCATCACCGCGGGCATGGCCATCGGCGCGACCGTCGGCCTTGAAGCCATGTTCGCCGGCCCGATCTGCGGAGCCTCGATGAATCCCGCCCGTTCACTGGCCCCCGCCTTGGTCAGCGGTCACATCGAGCACCTCTGGCTCTACCCCGTCGCCACCATTCTTGGCGCCCTGCTCGCCGTGCCGCTGTGCATCGGCGTCCGCGACTCCGGCTGCTGCGGTGGCAAATGCACCCCTTCATGAAACCAACCGTCCTCATCCTCTGCACCGGCAATTCCTGCCGCTCCCACATGGCCGAAGGCATCCTCCGCGCCGCCGCCGGTGACGCGCTCGATGTCCAAAGCGCCGGCTCGAAACCCGCCGGCTACGTCCATCCGCTGGCGATCCGCGCCCTCGCGGAAATCGGCATCGATATCTCCACCCACCACTCGAAGCACCTCGACGAATTCCTGTCCTCGGACATCGAGACCGTCATCACCGTCTGCGGCAATGCCGATCAAGTCTGCCCGATGTTCCCCGGCCAAATGAACCGCCATCACTGGGGCTTCGACGATCCCGCCCACGCCACCGGCAGCGAGGACGAGCAGATGACCGTCTTCCGCCGCGTGCGGGATGAGATCAAGCGCGTCTTCGACGCCTACGCCGCAGGACGACGGGACGCGCTCGCCCAACCCGCGCTGCCATGACGGAGAAGATCCTCTTCATCTGCGTCCACAATAGCGCGCGCAGCCAGATGGCGGAGGCGCTGATGAATGCGACGTGCCCGGACCACTTCATCGCCGAGAGCGCGGGACTGGAACCGGGAGAGCTGAATCCGTATGCCGTTGAGGCGATGCGTGAAATCGGCATCGATATCTCGCAGAAGTCGACGAAGGCGGTCTTCGATCTCTTCAAGTCCGGGAAACTCTATTCGCATGTGATCGCCGTCTGCGACACCGCCGCAGCCGAGCGTTGCCCGGTCTTCCCCGGCTTGGTGAAACGCCACCAATGGTCCTTTCCCGACCCCTCCGCCGCGACTGGAACTCCGGAGGAGCGACTGGCAGCGGCAAGGGAAGTGCGGGACATGATCAAGGCGGCGGTGGAAGGCTGGTGCTCGGAGCGATGCTCCGGAGCTCTGGCT contains:
- a CDS encoding ArsR/SmtB family transcription factor, coding for MNPVETCRALGDPIRWRIVRLVSHDALCVCELADILGMPQSSVSSHVQVIRRAGLLESEKCEKWTYFRVQAKFLKLFRALEAGIEKPEPTWAEDDSKTHARLTAREGSCCPGPKQLARPRRSSSSSLRS
- a CDS encoding MIP family channel protein; protein product: MKRALAEFLGTFFLVFAGTGAIVINEVSGGAIGHAGIALTFGLVVMAMIHAFGDVSGAHLNPAVTLAFSVAKRFPWREVPLYLAAQFAGAFAASGLLKGLFPDAGTLGATLPAGSVAQSFTLEIVLTAALMLVILSVSTGAKEKGITAGMAIGATVGLEAMFAGPICGASMNPARSLAPALVSGHIEHLWLYPVATILGALLAVPLCIGVRDSGCCGGKCTPS
- a CDS encoding DUF6428 family protein, yielding MTLHELKTLLGEHAGRHFRISLPDGSAVPLSFHVTEVGRVQKTFLDCGGTLRESIACQLQVWVGEDYDHRIETQKLAAILGKAQPYLPDESVPVEVEYEDRVISQYTISGHEVSEEAVVLVLAHKHTECLAPELCGLPPIGRLPAIGSTPCCGPSGCC
- a CDS encoding DUF1501 domain-containing protein — encoded protein: MNHRSFFHRCDGVSRRDFLHLGVLTSFGLSLPGLLRMQAAAAETGKGAARAKSCILIWLDGGPSHLDMFDLKPEAPSEVRSQFKPIGTAVAGVQICEHLPRTAAVMKDVALIRSLTHELGNHDTGTRFLLTGHRPTPALEHPSLGSLVAQAAGAGGTMPPYVAIPHDGVGGDSNAARSGWLPGAFAAFSTGRDPSRVDGLQLPEGVSFERSAKRHAMLEKMDALSRQVEQGPGGANRDAFYEQAWRLLSSPEAKAAFDLSRESPQTRERYGPANIGAGCLLARRLVEAGSRFVTVVDPGWDMHQQIFRELPDSRFPGSGKLPSLDRAYAALLTDLRERGLLESTLVVLMGEFGRTPKLNAIGGRDHWPRAGSVLMAGGGVRGGQVIGATNGFGEFPVDRPVGPPDLAFSILKLLGVDPGAELITPSGRPMKMMGEGSFIRELL
- a CDS encoding arsenate reductase ArsC, whose product is MTEKILFICVHNSARSQMAEALMNATCPDHFIAESAGLEPGELNPYAVEAMREIGIDISQKSTKAVFDLFKSGKLYSHVIAVCDTAAAERCPVFPGLVKRHQWSFPDPSAATGTPEERLAAAREVRDMIKAAVEGWCSERCSGALA
- a CDS encoding DUF1549 and DUF1553 domain-containing protein gives rise to the protein MRAALASAALLMSHALVVAAEHAPAFQSDVLPVLTRAGCNAGACHGAASGQGGFRLSLFGYDPESDYERITREFGGRRIDLARPEDSLLLRKASETEVDHEGGRKLREGSNNYALIREWIAAGAPAGPPDLQVTGIAVEPQDLLARGSGETRQIVVTATLSDGSKREVSPLALYTANDDAVAGVTKSGKLTVTGRGLTSIMVRYGGQVAAVRVAAPLEGAGMADDGFRPANFIDEHIRAEFVRLHVSPASLCDDAEFLRRAYLDLTGRLPDEAITRAFLNEPASAERRMRLIDELLGSEAFVDFWTMKLADLVLLNGQGGAAKSWHGWLREQVAGNVSFDQVAITLVTASGNPATNGPAGFMNLATDPRDLSEHVARIFLGLQIGCARCHAHPADRWTQEDYHRFAAFFARLSRDGGVVRAVDRGEVDHPKSGLPLEPRALGASDVEIPQGSDRRLALAAWMTDPANPFFARTVVNRVWKHLLGRGLVEPVDDLRPTNPATHPALLDALAADFSAHGHDLRRLIRLIAASRTWQLASHGGSADPAAARLFARALHKELPAAVFADAVAQVTGVPDTFAGVPAGTRAVQLISPATPSPALDVLGRCERKRACDSSSRSGGGLAQALHLINGSTINDKLAAGLGLAAELPEKTNREVIETLYLRAFSRYPSPGEMNAWDTVLPAGEGRPEAVADLVWVVLNSREFSANH
- a CDS encoding arsenate reductase ArsC, with the protein product MKPTVLILCTGNSCRSHMAEGILRAAAGDALDVQSAGSKPAGYVHPLAIRALAEIGIDISTHHSKHLDEFLSSDIETVITVCGNADQVCPMFPGQMNRHHWGFDDPAHATGSEDEQMTVFRRVRDEIKRVFDAYAAGRRDALAQPALP